Proteins encoded together in one Lysinibacillus sp. FSL K6-0232 window:
- the map gene encoding type I methionyl aminopeptidase — protein sequence MIVKTQEELEAFKKIGRICAEIREAMKAATKPGVTTLELDEMAGRMFAEAGAISGPKGEYDFPGYTCISVNEEVAHGIPGKRVIKEGDIVNIDVSGSLNGYFADTGISFVVGEGYEDKEKLCRVAKSAFDRAMTKVKAGSKLNQIGKAVEREANANGLTVIMNLTGHGLGQSLHDEPNHILNYYDAWDSTIMKEGMVLAVEPFISAKAEHVVEAGDGWTFVTPDKSLVAQIEHSIIVTKDKPIILTSLDEE from the coding sequence ATGATTGTAAAAACACAAGAGGAGCTTGAAGCTTTTAAAAAAATTGGCCGTATCTGTGCTGAGATTCGCGAGGCGATGAAGGCAGCTACAAAACCAGGTGTCACAACGCTTGAGCTAGATGAAATGGCAGGTCGTATGTTTGCAGAGGCTGGCGCTATTTCTGGGCCAAAGGGAGAATATGATTTCCCAGGCTATACTTGTATTAGCGTTAATGAGGAAGTGGCACACGGTATTCCAGGGAAACGTGTTATTAAAGAAGGGGATATTGTGAATATTGATGTATCTGGCTCTTTAAACGGTTACTTTGCGGATACTGGTATTTCATTTGTAGTAGGTGAAGGCTACGAGGATAAAGAAAAGCTATGTCGCGTTGCCAAAAGTGCTTTTGATCGAGCAATGACAAAGGTAAAAGCTGGCTCCAAATTAAATCAAATTGGGAAAGCAGTTGAGCGTGAGGCAAATGCTAATGGCTTAACGGTTATTATGAATTTAACAGGTCATGGCTTAGGGCAATCTTTACATGATGAGCCAAATCATATTTTAAACTATTATGATGCATGGGATTCTACCATTATGAAGGAAGGCATGGTGCTTGCGGTGGAGCCGTTTATTTCCGCAAAGGCAGAGCATGTTGTAGAAGCTGGCGATGGCTGGACATTTGTAACACCTGATAAATCACTTGTTGCTCAAATTGAACATTCCATCATTGTAACAAAAGACAAACCAATTATTTTAACTTCATTAGATGAGGAATAA
- a CDS encoding helix-turn-helix transcriptional regulator codes for MRTRLKELRARDGLNQTELAKLAQVSRQTISLIEREELIPSLLIAIRIAKIFKEPIENIFFFEEGEL; via the coding sequence ATGAGAACTCGATTAAAGGAGCTTCGGGCACGTGATGGCTTGAATCAAACAGAGTTAGCAAAATTGGCACAGGTTTCGCGCCAAACAATTAGTTTAATTGAGAGAGAAGAACTTATTCCATCATTATTAATCGCTATACGTATTGCAAAAATATTTAAGGAGCCTATTGAAAATATTTTCTTTTTTGAGGAGGGTGAACTATGA
- the thiT gene encoding energy-coupled thiamine transporter ThiT — MDKKRLLMLTEIAIFAAIGLVLDQISFKVWAQGGSVSLVMVPIVLMAFRWGLTAGLTTGLLVGVIQTMFGAYIVHWLQGLLDYGVAFTVVGLAAIVRQPLLEAAKHNDKAKMVRYIIIGTVFAGFLRYVAHTCAGAVFFAEYAGDQNAWLYAIIYNGTYMLPATILTAIVSVLVFTARPQLIQY, encoded by the coding sequence ATGGACAAAAAAAGATTACTAATGCTTACGGAGATTGCAATATTTGCTGCGATTGGTCTTGTACTCGATCAAATCTCCTTTAAAGTATGGGCACAAGGCGGCTCTGTTAGTCTTGTGATGGTTCCCATTGTACTAATGGCATTTCGTTGGGGATTAACCGCTGGGCTTACAACTGGTTTACTTGTAGGTGTTATCCAAACAATGTTTGGTGCTTATATTGTACATTGGCTTCAGGGACTATTGGATTATGGTGTTGCCTTTACAGTTGTTGGACTAGCAGCAATTGTACGTCAGCCATTATTAGAGGCTGCTAAACATAATGATAAGGCAAAAATGGTACGTTATATTATAATAGGCACTGTGTTTGCTGGCTTTTTACGCTATGTAGCACATACTTGTGCAGGTGCAGTATTTTTTGCAGAATATGCGGGCGATCAAAATGCATGGCTTTATGCCATTATTTATAATGGTACGTACATGCTGCCTGCAACCATTTTAACAGCAATTGTCAGTGTATTAGTATTTACAGCAAGACCACAATTGATACAATATTAA
- a CDS encoding DUF4870 domain-containing protein, with protein MENPKILSAFSYLSIFFAPFIVPLIVYFVVKDSDVKRHSIRALVSHLIPFVFGILFMIVFIFSTFSLDSTSGNTFLIVWIVSFALYAIVSLGIVVWNIIQAIRVAR; from the coding sequence ATGGAGAACCCTAAAATTTTATCTGCCTTTAGCTATCTCAGTATTTTCTTTGCCCCTTTTATCGTGCCATTAATTGTTTATTTTGTTGTAAAAGATAGCGATGTCAAAAGACATTCTATTCGTGCCCTTGTTTCACATTTAATTCCTTTTGTTTTTGGCATTTTATTTATGATTGTCTTTATTTTTTCTACATTTAGTTTGGACTCAACATCTGGCAATACATTTCTTATCGTCTGGATTGTATCGTTCGCTCTTTATGCCATCGTATCACTTGGCATTGTAGTTTGGAATATTATTCAGGCAATTCGTGTTGCTCGTTAA